From Malus sylvestris chromosome 1, drMalSylv7.2, whole genome shotgun sequence:
TCACCTGATTTCTTCTTTACGCAACAGACAACTAACTCCCTCTGCACAATTAAGTTGCAAAAACCAATCATGTAATGCAGTGGCAGcaacacaaaattaaacaatgTTCAAAACCAAAAGTCATTGAAGTTTGCACATTTACATTAAATACCAATTTGGCTCCAAGGGTTTCAATTTCGATCCTTTCAATGGTTTCAGAACCAAAACCCCTTGGAACCAAACCAAATAGGCTTCGGTTTCACAACGAAAACCCCTCAAGCCTCCAGTTTAGAACTTACCTCATAAAAATTGTTAAACAATGCTGCAAATTATACATCATATCGATAACATTATTCGGAAACAATAAACCCAAAAAAGGAACAAGAATGGTGACCTGATTATCATTAGGATTGGTTTGGGGATGTAATACTCATGCATAACCCAGTCGGTATTTTGGGGATTCCGAACACGACCTTGCTTAAAAGTTAGAATCCTTTTTTCACCGATGACACTTCTTTTGTCTTCAGTCTTGACCTGTTTTCGCTCACCAGTGACCTTCCAGAAGCCTTCCTTCGTCGCCCTTACGATCTGGTTTTTGCTCTTTTTTTTGTAAGTGctgaagaagtaccattctTGATCATCCGACTTTACGAGTGAAAGCCCTGCATGAAACACAACATTTGGTTCAAACCCAATTGCATATAAAGATTATCAGACTCATTCAACGAAAGGGGTAGCGTTTTTCGCACTGCATTTTCAGCTGTTTACACCTCAAAAATGagcattttataatttttccaaCTCACAGAAGAGTGCAGAAATCACTGGCCTTCGTAAAATTGTCacccaaaaaagaaaactttTAATTAAGAACTGGGATTGGTAATAAGTTGCATTAGGATTAAACCCAATTTCCTAAACAGTAAACAGAGATTCAAACTCATTGAACTGCAAATTGAAAAGTTTTAGTATAattctcataaaaaaataaataaaaagattgaATTTTTTAAGAACTGGGTTTGATAATAAAGTTACATTTGGACTAAACCCAATTGTATAAACGGAGTGTCGGATTCATTGAACtgcaaattcaaagtttttaccaaaattttcagcaaaatttaaaaaacataaaatttaagaaCTGGGTTTGGTAATTAATTTACATTTGGATTAAACCCAAATACCCAATGGAAAATACAGATTATCAGACTCGTTGAACTaagaaaataatcaaaatttaagaCCTGGAGTTTGCAAATAATTACCAGGCAAGTCCCTTGGCTCGTGGTTGCAGATATCGATTTCACTGATGACGTCGCTGACAATGTAATCCATTCCCTCGAGCTTCATCTGCAAGTAATAGTGGACCAGCTCTTCTTCTGTGGGGCGGAATCGGAATCCCACTGGCACCAATATGTCACCTGCTGATGCTCTGGTGAAGCGGCTTCCATTGGGAGCCATCTATCTTTGATGAAGGACAATCGGAATCTGGATGAGTGCGTTTGTATAGGATTAGAAACACAGGAGAAAGAATACGGAAACTGACTCGGGCTTAATCAAAGTGTTCGGCTTTCAGTTGTTGATTTTCTGCTTAATGGAAGAAGATGTTAAACTTCTGCCTCTGCTTCTGCTTTTAAGGAGGAACGGGACTTGCTGCTGAAATACCAGCAGCAGCCCCGGCTGATGTGCCACGcgtttttttctctttaattattATATTCTGTCCCTTTGATCAACCCCATCTTGGAAGTTCGTTTTCCTTTTCTGGAACTTTAGCTTTTAGAATATTTAACATTTTGGAATCTGCCGTCATAAAATCTGTCAAAAGTTACAGGTCCTTTTCCTACATTGAATTACAAATCCAAAGAGTAATGGTAGGTAAATTCTCTCAAAAGTTGAGTTTTGAACTTTCTATACCTCATATTTTGCAttatgttttataattttgacaCAAAAATTACTATAAAATTATGAAGTGACTGGAAGTCTGTGGAGAgttccactttga
This genomic window contains:
- the LOC126618279 gene encoding NAC domain-containing protein 14-like, producing MAPNGSRFTRASAGDILVPVGFRFRPTEEELVHYYLQMKLEGMDYIVSDVISEIDICNHEPRDLPGLSLVKSDDQEWYFFSTYKKKSKNQIVRATKEGFWKVTGERKQVKTEDKRSVIGEKRILTFKQGRVRNPQNTDWVMHEYYIPKPILMIIRGS